In Fortiea contorta PCC 7126, one genomic interval encodes:
- the plsX gene encoding phosphate acyltransferase PlsX: MGSTCVRIAIDAMGGDHAPGEIVAGALRAREELGVKVLLVGDPQQIEAALPPKTNLGQLEIVPAEDAIAMDEEPLTAIRRKPKASINVAMDLVKQQQADAVFSAGHSGAAMASALLRLGRLPGIDRPAIGAVFPTIIAGKPVIILDVGANVDCRPKFLEQFAIMGSVYSQYVLGTNDPKVGLLNIGEEESKGNDAAVRAHQLLKENSQINFIGNAEGRDVLSGNFDVIVCDGFAGNVLLKFAEAVGQVILQILREELPQGLHGQIGTALLKPNLKRIKQRMDHAEHGGALLLGVAGICFIGHGSSQAPSIFNAIRMAKEAVDNQVLQRIQSPDQTLQRESS, from the coding sequence ATGGGATCGACTTGCGTACGGATCGCAATTGACGCAATGGGAGGGGATCATGCACCCGGTGAAATCGTTGCTGGCGCACTGCGAGCACGGGAAGAATTGGGTGTAAAAGTTTTATTGGTGGGTGATCCCCAACAAATAGAAGCTGCCCTACCACCAAAAACTAATTTAGGGCAGCTGGAGATCGTACCTGCAGAGGATGCGATCGCTATGGATGAGGAGCCTTTAACTGCCATTAGGCGGAAACCCAAAGCTTCCATCAACGTAGCAATGGATTTAGTTAAGCAGCAACAAGCAGATGCAGTCTTTTCTGCCGGACATTCAGGGGCAGCAATGGCATCGGCTTTACTCCGCTTGGGCAGATTACCGGGAATTGATCGTCCGGCAATTGGGGCAGTCTTCCCAACAATTATTGCAGGCAAACCAGTAATCATACTCGATGTCGGTGCAAATGTTGACTGCCGTCCTAAGTTTTTAGAACAATTTGCCATCATGGGGTCGGTTTATAGTCAGTATGTACTGGGTACAAACGACCCCAAGGTTGGTTTATTAAATATCGGTGAAGAAGAATCTAAAGGCAATGATGCCGCAGTGCGCGCTCACCAATTGCTAAAGGAAAATTCTCAAATTAATTTTATTGGGAATGCTGAAGGCCGTGATGTGCTTTCAGGCAACTTTGATGTGATTGTCTGTGATGGTTTTGCAGGCAATGTTTTATTGAAGTTTGCCGAAGCCGTGGGACAAGTGATTTTGCAAATCTTGCGGGAAGAATTACCCCAAGGATTGCACGGTCAAATTGGTACAGCACTCTTAAAACCTAACCTGAAGCGCATTAAACAGCGAATGGATCACGCAGAGCACGGCGGTGCTTTGCTTTTAGGTGTTGCTGGCATTTGTTTTATTGGTCATGGTAGCTCACAAGCACCCTCAATTTTTAATGCTATTCGTATGGCAAAAGAAGCTGTAGATAATCAGGTTTTGCAACGCATTCAATCCCCAGATCAAACCCTACAGCGTGAGAGTAGTTAA